A region of Bacillota bacterium DNA encodes the following proteins:
- a CDS encoding zf-HC2 domain-containing protein, with the protein MECTKIKAKLADYSVGLLAEREKQMVEAHLAQCPSCAAELRALERVDRVLRTVEPEEPPAHLWNSIRARIEAEPQRVQIPFWQRWFSVPRLALGGAAAAAVLVAIAYFSLPRSPEGDAPQHDNAEQLMHTHQMMSWGDPLSDKAALGVMLASRSQPQEVP; encoded by the coding sequence ATGGAGTGCACAAAAATCAAAGCGAAATTAGCCGATTACTCGGTGGGGCTGCTGGCTGAGCGAGAGAAACAAATGGTTGAGGCACACCTGGCGCAATGCCCCTCCTGTGCTGCGGAGCTGCGCGCGCTGGAACGGGTGGACAGGGTGTTGAGAACAGTGGAACCCGAGGAACCGCCCGCGCATCTCTGGAACAGCATCCGGGCGCGTATAGAGGCGGAACCCCAGAGGGTACAGATACCCTTCTGGCAACGATGGTTTTCCGTGCCTCGCTTGGCTTTAGGTGGCGCAGCGGCAGCAGCGGTGCTGGTAGCGATAGCCTATTTCAGCCTGCCTCGCTCGCCAGAAGGAGATGCTCCCCAGCACGACAACGCCGAGCAGTTGATGCACACCCACCAGATGATGTCCTGGGGCGACCCGCTGAGTGACAAAGCCGCTCTAGGCGTGATGCTTGCCAGCCGCTCACAGCCTCAGGAGGTGCCCTGA
- a CDS encoding sigma-70 family RNA polymerase sigma factor — protein MFERDNQLVERARAGDVDAFGDLYQHTHRRIYQYIRQMVPTSEDAEDLMQEVYLRAWSGLKQLQANEAFWVWLHRIARNAVLDWRKRKQLTTVSLESTFTDDEDGETEPVEAADWSENPEQIALSEAMQEAVWQAVRSLPENHREVVTMYYLEDMGISEVAQVLGVPKNTVLSRLARARETLRRKLSYLVDAK, from the coding sequence ATGTTCGAACGGGACAATCAACTGGTGGAACGCGCCAGAGCGGGTGACGTAGACGCCTTTGGCGATCTGTATCAGCACACCCACCGGCGCATCTATCAGTATATCCGCCAGATGGTACCCACCTCAGAGGACGCCGAAGACCTGATGCAGGAGGTCTACCTGCGCGCGTGGAGTGGGCTGAAGCAACTGCAGGCGAACGAAGCCTTCTGGGTGTGGTTACATCGCATCGCACGCAACGCGGTGCTGGACTGGAGAAAGCGCAAACAGCTCACTACCGTTTCTCTGGAGAGCACCTTCACCGATGATGAAGATGGAGAGACAGAGCCAGTGGAGGCGGCTGACTGGTCGGAGAACCCGGAGCAGATTGCCCTCTCCGAGGCGATGCAGGAGGCGGTATGGCAGGCAGTGCGCTCTCTGCCCGAGAATCACCGCGAGGTGGTGACCATGTACTATCTGGAAGATATGGGCATCTCTGAAGTGGCACAGGTACTGGGGGTGCCGAAAAACACGGTGCTGTCGCGACTGGCGCGGGCGCGCGAGACGCTACGGCGCAAGCTGAGCTATCTGGTGGACGCGAAATGA
- a CDS encoding glycoside hydrolase family 127 protein — protein MKQASLLVATLWVITVVDAQQYSAERNATMKITITLPTSPANRHYAGNRAPLLPSPLIKLPAGSIRPEGWLRHQLELMADGFTGHLTEISSWCRFEGSAWANPQGQGENGWEELPYWLKGFTSLGYVLGDQRIITEARRWIDAILASQREDGYFGPESNRAAMDLWPNMIALYALRTHYEATGDPRVIPFMLKYFRWQMTVPLEKFLPGSWQKVRGGDNLDTIHWLYNLTGEKWMLDAARVTHERTADWVGDIPTWHGVNICQGFREPAQYYQQTGDIRYLRATERVYDTVMGIYGQVPGGMFGADENARPGFTGPRQAAETCSMVEMMYSHQLLTRITGDGKWADRCEEVAFNSLPAAMTPDLKGLHYLTAPNMVQLDRQSKAPLLQNGGDMLSYNPYDYRCCQHNVAFGWPYFAEHLWMATPGNGLAAVFYAPCRVEAKVADGTTVEIVEETDYPFGEEVQLTIRTPKSVRFPLTLRVPGWCETPRVEVNGQSQRLPSPAKGWILLQREWRDGDRVRLTLTMPLFVKVWDKNRNTVSVYLGPLAFSLRIGERWERYGGTDRFPAYEVFPTTAWNYGLIVDLSNPQMSFEVVRKPDKVAAQPFTPENAPVLLRAKGKRIPQWRLEANGLIGEVQESPVRSDEPVEDIILIPMGCARLRVSAFPQIGEGPNANVWQETNTVIAEASHCWHADTVLALNDGLLPSSSADWSIPRFTWWDHTGTTEWVQYVFARPRRISWCEVYWFDDEPAGGQCRLPESWRVLWSDGQQWYPVKVTHSEETRKDAFNRVEFEPVVAAALRLEVKLRAGYSAGILEWRVGE, from the coding sequence ATGAAACAAGCGTCCCTTCTGGTCGCTACGCTATGGGTGATAACGGTAGTTGATGCACAACAATACTCTGCGGAGAGGAATGCAACGATGAAGATAACCATCACTCTTCCAACCTCGCCGGCGAACCGTCATTACGCGGGCAACCGGGCGCCGCTGCTGCCCAGCCCGCTCATCAAACTGCCTGCCGGCTCTATCCGACCCGAGGGCTGGCTCCGTCATCAACTGGAACTGATGGCGGACGGCTTCACCGGGCATTTGACCGAAATCAGCTCATGGTGCCGGTTTGAGGGCAGTGCGTGGGCAAACCCGCAGGGGCAAGGTGAAAATGGCTGGGAGGAGCTCCCCTACTGGCTCAAGGGGTTTACCTCACTGGGCTACGTGCTGGGAGACCAGCGCATAATCACTGAAGCAAGACGGTGGATCGACGCCATTCTCGCCAGCCAGCGCGAAGACGGCTACTTCGGTCCAGAAAGCAACCGCGCCGCGATGGACCTCTGGCCGAACATGATTGCGCTGTACGCGCTGCGCACCCATTACGAAGCCACCGGCGACCCGCGCGTCATCCCCTTCATGCTCAAATACTTCCGCTGGCAGATGACCGTGCCGCTGGAGAAGTTCCTGCCCGGCAGCTGGCAGAAAGTGCGCGGCGGCGACAACCTGGACACCATCCACTGGCTGTACAACCTCACGGGGGAGAAGTGGATGCTGGACGCCGCGCGGGTTACCCATGAACGCACCGCGGATTGGGTGGGTGACATCCCCACCTGGCACGGGGTGAATATCTGCCAGGGCTTCCGCGAACCCGCCCAGTACTACCAGCAAACCGGTGATATTCGCTACCTGCGGGCTACCGAGCGCGTGTACGATACGGTCATGGGCATCTATGGGCAGGTGCCAGGCGGGATGTTCGGTGCGGATGAGAACGCTCGCCCTGGCTTCACCGGTCCCCGGCAGGCGGCGGAGACCTGTTCGATGGTGGAGATGATGTACAGCCACCAGCTGCTCACGCGCATCACCGGTGACGGCAAGTGGGCAGACCGGTGCGAGGAAGTCGCCTTCAACTCACTGCCCGCTGCCATGACGCCCGACCTGAAGGGGCTGCACTACCTCACCGCGCCCAACATGGTGCAACTCGACCGTCAGAGCAAAGCGCCACTGCTGCAAAACGGCGGCGACATGCTTTCCTATAACCCCTACGACTACCGCTGTTGCCAGCATAACGTGGCGTTCGGATGGCCCTACTTCGCGGAGCACCTGTGGATGGCAACGCCGGGCAACGGGCTGGCAGCTGTCTTTTACGCGCCCTGCCGGGTGGAGGCGAAAGTTGCCGATGGCACGACGGTGGAAATCGTGGAAGAGACCGATTACCCCTTCGGAGAGGAGGTGCAGTTGACCATCCGCACGCCAAAATCGGTGCGGTTCCCACTCACCCTGCGCGTGCCCGGCTGGTGCGAAACGCCACGCGTGGAGGTGAACGGACAGTCACAGCGACTACCCTCACCGGCGAAAGGCTGGATACTCCTGCAGCGCGAATGGCGCGACGGTGACCGTGTCAGGCTAACCCTGACTATGCCACTATTTGTTAAAGTATGGGACAAAAACCGTAACACTGTCTCCGTTTACCTCGGCCCGCTGGCTTTCTCCCTGCGGATAGGCGAACGATGGGAACGCTACGGGGGCACCGACCGCTTCCCCGCGTACGAAGTTTTCCCCACCACCGCGTGGAACTACGGGCTGATAGTGGACTTGAGCAACCCGCAGATGTCGTTTGAGGTCGTCAGGAAGCCAGACAAGGTTGCCGCACAACCCTTCACTCCAGAGAACGCGCCCGTCCTGCTCAGGGCGAAAGGCAAACGCATCCCGCAGTGGCGTCTGGAGGCGAACGGGCTGATTGGAGAGGTACAGGAATCACCGGTGCGCTCGGACGAGCCTGTGGAGGACATCATCCTGATTCCCATGGGATGTGCCCGATTGCGTGTGTCGGCTTTCCCACAGATAGGCGAGGGCCCGAACGCCAACGTCTGGCAGGAGACGAATACGGTCATTGCAGAGGCTTCGCACTGCTGGCACGCCGACACGGTGCTCGCGCTGAACGATGGGCTTTTGCCCTCTTCGTCTGCAGATTGGAGCATCCCGCGCTTCACCTGGTGGGACCACACGGGCACCACCGAGTGGGTGCAATACGTGTTTGCCCGCCCGCGCCGCATCTCGTGGTGTGAGGTCTACTGGTTTGACGACGAGCCGGCTGGCGGACAGTGCCGTCTTCCGGAGTCGTGGCGCGTGCTGTGGTCCGACGGTCAGCAGTGGTATCCGGTGAAGGTCACTCACAGCGAAGAAACACGTAAGGACGCTTTCAACCGCGTCGAGTTCGAGCCGGTAGTGGCTGCGGCGTTGCGGTTAGAGGTCAAGCTCAGGGCAGGATACTCTGCTGGCATTCTGGAGTGGCGCGTGGGCGAGTAG
- a CDS encoding zf-HC2 domain-containing protein translates to MKVCVEWWTALSAYVDNALPPDEREQVEAHLEQCAGCQEAVVHLQSLRRVVSLLPPQEPPPMLKARILSATVDQPTWTERLAMGWRRMAWRAALTTAVVLIAMFVWQFIPRQVPQMVSTLALRNPQSQPSAMPQRFSGSLSAQKQGGVASLNMGTRAVRRSVAQQPAAPAKTPSVKNEAKWSAVTRARITPAPAPTDALQGEPVMEEDVPHIDVNSPPAGTDNVIAEQPEEMEDSKTVATRFTLPAEVVPSPTQGLESLREQIRIRGAEQLKGQLERKIERKQVELDVIKVRF, encoded by the coding sequence ATGAAGGTCTGCGTAGAGTGGTGGACAGCGCTGTCGGCGTATGTGGATAATGCCCTGCCGCCAGATGAACGCGAGCAGGTGGAAGCGCATCTGGAGCAGTGCGCGGGATGTCAGGAGGCGGTGGTGCATCTGCAGTCACTGCGACGGGTAGTAAGCCTTTTGCCTCCACAAGAGCCTCCGCCGATGCTGAAGGCACGCATTCTGTCGGCGACGGTGGACCAACCTACATGGACAGAACGACTGGCAATGGGCTGGCGACGGATGGCATGGCGTGCCGCGCTGACGACCGCCGTGGTATTGATAGCGATGTTTGTGTGGCAGTTTATCCCCCGACAGGTGCCTCAGATGGTGAGCACCCTCGCATTGCGTAACCCGCAGAGCCAGCCATCCGCCATGCCTCAGCGGTTCAGTGGTTCTCTATCTGCCCAAAAGCAAGGCGGTGTGGCTTCGTTGAATATGGGGACTCGTGCGGTGCGGCGTTCGGTAGCACAGCAACCTGCAGCTCCTGCGAAGACACCGTCGGTGAAAAACGAGGCAAAATGGTCTGCAGTGACTCGTGCGCGAATCACCCCTGCTCCTGCTCCGACCGATGCGTTGCAGGGCGAGCCGGTCATGGAAGAGGACGTGCCCCACATCGACGTCAATAGTCCGCCTGCGGGTACGGACAATGTGATTGCCGAACAACCGGAAGAGATGGAGGACAGCAAAACCGTCGCGACGCGCTTCACTCTTCCGGCAGAAGTCGTGCCCTCTCCAACGCAGGGACTGGAGTCTTTACGGGAGCAAATCCGCATTCGGGGTGCGGAACAACTGAAAGGGCAGCTGGAGCGTAAGATCGAGCGCAAACAGGTCGAATTGGACGTTATCAAAGTTCGGTTCTGA
- a CDS encoding ketose-bisphosphate aldolase — protein sequence MIVPTRILFEHAYGKYALGAYNINNLEQAMGLFRGNMESQAPFIIQISKGARSYTDKRMLEAIIRTAEQIWPDALFAVHLDHGDEQTCYDCIESGFYSSVMIDGSHLPFEENIAVTKRVVEAAHAKGISVEAELGMLGGVEEHISVDEKDARLTDPAEAEEFVKRTGCDSLAVAIGTSHGAYKFSGSQRIHLDRVEAIQKRLPGFPLVMHGSSSVPQEEVERINAAGGCLKGTKGVDPSQYLPAAKLGVCKINIDTDGRLVWCRVHREFFRDHCDKFDLREPGKIFMAEYAKFIASRNELLGSAGQLESAREYAKKALAK from the coding sequence ATGATTGTTCCAACCCGTATTCTGTTCGAGCACGCATACGGCAAGTATGCGCTCGGCGCGTACAACATCAACAACCTCGAGCAGGCAATGGGGCTGTTCAGGGGTAACATGGAGTCGCAGGCGCCTTTCATCATTCAGATTAGCAAAGGCGCACGCTCCTACACCGATAAACGGATGCTGGAAGCGATTATCCGCACGGCGGAGCAGATATGGCCGGACGCGCTGTTCGCAGTGCATCTGGACCATGGTGATGAGCAGACATGCTACGACTGCATCGAGAGCGGGTTCTACTCGTCGGTGATGATCGACGGCTCGCACCTGCCCTTCGAGGAGAACATCGCGGTGACGAAGCGTGTCGTGGAAGCCGCACACGCCAAAGGCATCAGCGTGGAGGCGGAGCTGGGTATGCTGGGCGGTGTGGAAGAGCACATCTCCGTAGACGAGAAGGACGCCCGCCTGACCGACCCCGCTGAGGCGGAGGAGTTCGTCAAGCGCACTGGGTGCGATAGTCTGGCAGTGGCTATCGGCACCAGCCACGGCGCGTACAAGTTCAGCGGCTCCCAGCGGATCCATCTGGACCGCGTGGAGGCGATTCAGAAGCGTCTGCCCGGCTTCCCGCTGGTGATGCACGGTTCGTCCTCGGTGCCGCAGGAGGAGGTCGAGCGTATCAACGCCGCGGGCGGCTGCCTGAAAGGCACCAAAGGCGTGGACCCCTCGCAGTATCTGCCCGCTGCCAAACTGGGTGTGTGCAAGATTAACATCGACACCGACGGACGCCTCGTCTGGTGCCGTGTGCATCGCGAGTTCTTCCGCGACCACTGCGATAAATTCGACCTGCGCGAGCCGGGTAAAATCTTCATGGCGGAATACGCCAAGTTCATCGCCAGCCGCAACGAACTGCTCGGCTCAGCGGGACAGCTCGAGTCGGCTCGCGAATACGCGAAGAAAGCGCTGGCGAAGTAG
- a CDS encoding citrate synthase (catalyzes the formation of citrate from acetyl-CoA and oxaloacetate): protein MSEKTEEQVVHMGLQDVIATESSICFIDGQKGRLLYRGYDVVELAEKSTFEEVAYLLWYGRLPGKVEFEAFLDSFTGSMELPIETVMILRMFPKTATPMEMLRTSVSSLGHWDPDSGNTRLDACLRKAIRLTERIPQLVTAHQRLRQGMEPIHPIPGRSIAYNFLYTLHGEEPPEEWVHAFDVSLILHADHELNASTFAARVVAATMSDMYSAVTGAIGALKGPLHGGANEQVIRMLHEIGDPGKAEAWVKNALANKVKVPGFGHRVYRTDDPRAGILRRYAEQLTRGTQHEWLYQTCVEVERTMRENSKVYPNVDLYSGICYQAMNIPSELFTPIFAVSRVVGWTAHILEQWASNRLIRPRARYVGPDGLHYVPIDER, encoded by the coding sequence ATGAGTGAGAAAACGGAAGAACAGGTAGTGCACATGGGACTGCAGGACGTTATCGCCACCGAGTCCAGCATCTGCTTCATCGATGGGCAAAAAGGCAGACTGCTCTACCGGGGCTATGATGTGGTCGAGCTTGCCGAGAAGTCCACTTTCGAAGAGGTTGCTTACCTGCTGTGGTACGGCCGACTGCCCGGCAAAGTGGAGTTCGAGGCGTTCCTCGATAGCTTCACCGGTAGCATGGAACTGCCGATCGAAACAGTGATGATACTGCGCATGTTTCCCAAAACGGCAACCCCGATGGAGATGTTGCGCACGTCGGTATCGTCGTTGGGGCACTGGGACCCGGATAGCGGTAACACCCGCCTGGATGCTTGCCTGCGCAAGGCAATCCGCCTGACCGAACGCATCCCCCAGCTGGTGACCGCACACCAGCGACTGCGGCAGGGTATGGAACCCATTCATCCCATCCCCGGCAGGAGCATCGCTTATAACTTCCTCTATACTCTGCACGGAGAGGAACCACCTGAAGAGTGGGTACACGCCTTTGACGTGTCGCTCATCCTTCATGCGGACCATGAGCTGAATGCTTCCACATTCGCAGCACGTGTGGTTGCCGCGACGATGTCGGACATGTACTCGGCGGTAACCGGTGCTATCGGCGCATTGAAAGGACCCCTGCACGGCGGCGCCAACGAGCAGGTCATCCGGATGCTGCACGAAATCGGCGATCCGGGCAAGGCAGAAGCTTGGGTGAAGAACGCACTGGCAAACAAAGTAAAGGTACCCGGATTCGGACACCGTGTGTATCGCACCGATGACCCTCGCGCAGGCATCTTGCGTCGCTACGCCGAGCAGCTCACGCGAGGTACCCAGCACGAGTGGCTCTACCAGACCTGCGTCGAGGTAGAGCGTACCATGCGCGAGAACAGCAAGGTCTACCCGAACGTAGACCTCTATTCGGGTATCTGCTATCAAGCGATGAACATTCCGTCCGAGCTGTTCACGCCCATCTTCGCTGTCAGTCGGGTCGTTGGGTGGACCGCGCACATTCTGGAACAGTGGGCGAGCAACCGGTTGATACGCCCCCGCGCCAGGTATGTCGGACCCGATGGGCTGCACTACGTGCCCATCGATGAGCGTTAA
- a CDS encoding zf-TFIIB domain-containing protein, giving the protein MTMPISGRLLCPKCQEILVPVDRDGVELDYCPHCRGVWLDRGELDKILARAGGREIRVPPSPQHPPYEYDDDSYEGKPRRKRKRLKSFLEDLFDFD; this is encoded by the coding sequence ATGACGATGCCTATATCAGGCAGGCTGTTGTGTCCAAAGTGTCAGGAGATACTGGTTCCTGTGGATAGAGACGGGGTGGAATTGGATTACTGCCCGCACTGCCGCGGCGTGTGGCTGGACCGGGGGGAGCTGGACAAGATTCTGGCGCGAGCAGGCGGACGCGAAATCCGAGTACCTCCCTCTCCCCAGCACCCGCCATACGAGTATGACGATGACTCCTATGAGGGCAAACCACGCCGGAAGCGCAAGCGGCTGAAATCCTTTCTGGAAGACCTTTTCGATTTCGATTGA
- a CDS encoding Nif3-like dinuclear metal center hexameric protein yields the protein MVRLPDLVGYLDDYLAIRDIPDYPNAFNGLQVEGKEAIHRVMTAVDVSVASVEEAAAWGADLLVVHHGLFWGGLQPVVGRYRRRLQPLLCEGISLYSAHLPLDVHPEVGNNVQLARTLGLSPVERFGDYQGTPIGVLCETELPLQELVSRLEASLHTQVKALCFGNAVARRVGVITGSAGQTRTLIEAHRTGIDTLITGEGAHHTYLDAEELGINLLYAGHYATETLGVRALGEHLQRMFGLEHRFFDHPTGL from the coding sequence ATGGTTCGTCTGCCTGACCTGGTGGGCTATCTGGATGATTATCTCGCCATCCGGGACATCCCCGACTATCCCAACGCCTTCAACGGTTTGCAGGTAGAGGGCAAGGAGGCGATTCACCGCGTGATGACGGCAGTGGACGTTTCGGTAGCGTCCGTGGAGGAGGCGGCAGCGTGGGGTGCCGATTTGCTTGTCGTGCATCACGGACTGTTCTGGGGCGGTTTACAGCCGGTGGTGGGACGCTATCGGCGGCGATTGCAGCCGCTATTGTGCGAGGGCATCAGTTTATACTCGGCACATCTGCCGCTGGACGTGCATCCCGAAGTGGGCAACAACGTGCAGCTGGCGCGCACGCTGGGGCTATCCCCTGTGGAACGGTTCGGGGATTATCAGGGCACGCCGATTGGGGTGCTTTGCGAAACCGAGCTTCCGCTTCAGGAACTGGTGTCCCGTCTGGAAGCAAGCCTGCACACACAGGTGAAAGCCCTCTGTTTCGGCAATGCAGTGGCACGGCGGGTGGGCGTCATCACCGGCAGCGCAGGGCAGACGCGCACCCTGATCGAGGCGCATCGGACGGGTATCGACACGCTCATCACGGGCGAAGGCGCGCACCATACCTATCTGGATGCTGAAGAGCTGGGCATCAACCTGCTATACGCCGGGCACTACGCCACCGAGACACTGGGCGTGCGCGCGCTGGGCGAACATCTGCAGCGGATGTTCGGTCTGGAACATCGCTTCTTTGACCACCCGACCGGTCTATGA
- the argB gene encoding acetylglutamate kinase produces MYNKRRHGGGTVQDAVNQANVLVQALPYMQRYSGRTFVVKYGGAAMVDERLKAQVMQDIVLLRTVGIKPVLVHGGGKEVSEVMQRMGLQPRFAGGLRVTDAQTMEIVEMVLAGTTNKGIVSLIHRAGGKAVGLSGKDGNLLVARKLTPGGNDIGYVGEVTQVNAEVIEVLAAAGYIPVISSVAIGEDGKSYNVNADHAAGAIAAALCAEKLIVLTDVPGVLANLNDPTSLISEMSVGQAEELLRNGKAESGMAPKLEACITALRSGVQRAHIIDGRQPHAILMEVFTDHGVGTMIKP; encoded by the coding sequence CTGTACAATAAAAGGCGTCATGGAGGTGGTACAGTGCAGGACGCAGTGAATCAGGCGAACGTGCTTGTTCAGGCGCTGCCGTACATGCAACGCTACAGTGGCAGGACCTTTGTGGTGAAGTACGGCGGCGCGGCGATGGTGGATGAACGTCTCAAGGCGCAGGTGATGCAGGACATCGTGCTGCTGCGCACGGTGGGTATCAAACCGGTGCTGGTGCACGGTGGTGGCAAAGAGGTCAGCGAGGTGATGCAGCGCATGGGCTTGCAGCCGCGCTTTGCAGGCGGGCTGCGTGTGACCGACGCCCAGACGATGGAGATTGTGGAGATGGTGCTGGCGGGTACCACCAACAAGGGCATCGTGTCGCTCATCCACCGTGCGGGCGGTAAAGCGGTGGGGCTGAGCGGCAAGGATGGCAACCTGTTAGTAGCACGCAAGCTGACCCCGGGCGGCAACGACATCGGTTACGTGGGCGAGGTAACGCAGGTGAACGCGGAGGTCATCGAGGTGCTTGCCGCCGCCGGATACATTCCCGTCATCTCCTCCGTTGCCATCGGCGAGGATGGCAAGAGCTACAACGTCAACGCCGACCACGCTGCCGGAGCCATCGCGGCCGCGCTATGTGCGGAGAAGCTGATTGTGCTGACAGACGTGCCCGGCGTGCTGGCAAACCTGAACGACCCGACCTCGCTGATTTCGGAGATGAGTGTCGGGCAGGCGGAGGAACTGCTGCGCAACGGCAAGGCGGAGAGCGGTATGGCGCCCAAGCTGGAAGCTTGTATCACCGCGCTGCGCAGCGGTGTGCAACGGGCACACATCATCGACGGACGGCAGCCCCATGCTATTCTCATGGAAGTGTTCACCGACCACGGCGTGGGCACGATGATTAAGCCGTGA
- a CDS encoding right-handed parallel beta-helix repeat-containing protein, protein MRVVPKPGSGRIMSTTADATHFGGCKGTIRLSDCLFEAMGDDGVNIKSGLYLTLLRRLNANTIEARHNLRMMDTPDPGDVMEISHVDDLLPYAKATVKRVQVLEDSVVRVVFESALPAGLRTGDVFGNATRVPKVRISDCEVRNNRARGMLIQTRDVVIENCRFRGCSSAGIIVLTEVAHFFESIGTRDVTVRNCLFEGVNYGAAIVPGALCAMAWMKDFTYPPKPGIHRNVTFEENTIRQTDNSAIFVAGVDGITLRNNRIERACDRPTEDTGRYAIYVMSSRNVRLQDNRIAAPQGAGFKEAVGWGAGVER, encoded by the coding sequence ATGCGCGTCGTCCCAAAGCCGGGTTCCGGGCGCATCATGTCCACCACTGCCGATGCCACGCACTTCGGCGGCTGCAAGGGAACGATTCGCCTGAGCGACTGCCTGTTCGAGGCGATGGGCGACGACGGGGTAAACATCAAGTCCGGACTGTATCTGACGCTATTGCGCCGGCTCAATGCGAATACCATTGAGGCAAGGCACAATCTGCGCATGATGGATACCCCCGACCCGGGCGACGTGATGGAGATTTCGCATGTAGACGACCTGTTACCCTACGCCAAAGCCACCGTCAAGCGGGTGCAGGTGCTGGAGGACAGTGTGGTGCGCGTGGTCTTCGAGTCTGCCCTGCCCGCCGGGCTGCGCACGGGCGATGTGTTCGGCAATGCCACTCGCGTTCCCAAAGTGCGAATCAGTGACTGCGAAGTGCGCAATAACCGTGCGCGGGGAATGCTGATTCAGACGCGCGACGTGGTGATCGAAAACTGTCGTTTCCGCGGCTGCTCGAGCGCTGGCATCATCGTTCTAACGGAAGTGGCGCACTTTTTCGAGTCCATCGGCACGCGCGATGTGACGGTGCGCAATTGCCTGTTTGAGGGGGTGAACTACGGCGCGGCGATAGTGCCCGGCGCGCTGTGCGCGATGGCGTGGATGAAAGACTTTACCTACCCGCCCAAACCCGGCATCCACCGTAACGTGACCTTTGAAGAGAATACCATCCGGCAGACCGATAACTCCGCTATCTTCGTGGCTGGCGTGGACGGCATCACCCTGCGCAACAACCGCATCGAGCGTGCCTGCGACCGTCCCACCGAGGACACTGGCAGATACGCCATCTACGTGATGAGCAGCCGAAACGTGCGCCTGCAGGACAACCGCATCGCTGCGCCGCAGGGAGCAGGGTTCAAAGAAGCGGTCGGCTGGGGAGCGGGGGTGGAGAGGTAG
- a CDS encoding adenosine kinase, which translates to MGFDVFGMCNALVDLQAQADEALLAQLALEKGGMFLIDEMQRQELLQRLSGRVIHSEAGGSGANTMIGVALLGGTACYTSKVADDEYGAIYRRSLSNKGVKPNLAVGAGSTGVSFILLTPDAQRTMCTYLGASQLLRPEEVNIDDLRQSRYLYITGYMWDTETQKQSVLHAMHEANRAGVRVVFSLSDIFCVRRHKADFQHLLEQHVDVLIGNAAEAQELSDTDNPHDAARRLAQYCDVAVVTMDSRGALIRQGSTADEIPAFRVQAVDATGAGDMYAAGLLYGLCQGWALDVAGRLAAYTAAQVVTKLGARLDSIEIPSHLLP; encoded by the coding sequence ATGGGTTTCGACGTTTTCGGTATGTGCAATGCACTGGTAGACCTGCAGGCGCAGGCGGATGAGGCGTTGCTGGCGCAGCTGGCACTGGAGAAAGGAGGCATGTTCCTGATTGACGAGATGCAACGTCAGGAACTGCTGCAACGCCTATCGGGTCGGGTCATCCATTCGGAAGCGGGCGGTTCCGGCGCGAACACGATGATAGGGGTCGCGCTGCTGGGCGGCACGGCATGCTACACCAGTAAGGTCGCCGATGATGAGTATGGCGCGATTTACCGACGCAGTCTCAGCAACAAGGGGGTCAAGCCCAATCTTGCCGTCGGTGCGGGTAGCACAGGCGTATCCTTCATCCTGCTGACACCCGATGCTCAGCGCACCATGTGTACCTATCTGGGAGCCAGTCAGCTGCTGCGTCCCGAAGAGGTGAACATCGACGACCTGCGCCAGAGCCGTTATCTGTACATCACGGGTTACATGTGGGACACGGAAACCCAGAAGCAATCGGTGCTGCACGCCATGCACGAAGCCAACCGCGCGGGGGTGCGCGTGGTATTCAGCCTGTCGGACATCTTCTGCGTGCGCCGGCACAAAGCCGACTTTCAGCACCTGCTGGAGCAACACGTGGACGTGCTGATTGGCAACGCCGCAGAGGCGCAGGAGCTGAGCGACACCGACAACCCACACGACGCCGCGCGTCGACTGGCACAATATTGCGACGTCGCCGTGGTCACGATGGATAGCCGCGGCGCACTGATTCGACAGGGAAGCACGGCGGATGAGATCCCGGCGTTCCGCGTGCAGGCGGTAGACGCTACCGGCGCGGGCGACATGTACGCAGCGGGACTGCTGTATGGGTTGTGCCAGGGCTGGGCGCTGGACGTCGCAGGCAGGCTGGCGGCATACACGGCGGCGCAGGTGGTCACCAAGCTCGGCGCACGGCTGGACAGCATCGAGATACCATCGCACCTGCTTCCCTAG